GGCGTATTCGATGTCGGCCGTACCGGTCGAATAGTGGCTAAGCTCTTCGACGTGATGCTCGCGCAGCCGGAGCCGTTCGCGGGGCAAGCCGAGATCCAAGTACCATTGATAACGGCGATCGCGCCAGTAGCGATACCAGTCGGGACTCGTCTCCGGCTTGCAGAAGAACTCGATCTCCATCTGTTCGAATTCGCGCGAGCGGAACGTGAAGTTCCGCGGCGTGATCTCGTTGCGGAAGCTCTTGCCGACCTGCGCGATGCCCACAGGCACCGCGACGCGCGTCGAATCAAGCACGTTCTTGAAGTTCGCAAAGATCCCCTGCGCCGTCTCGGGCCGGAGAAACGCCCGACCTTCTTCGCCGCTCAAAGCGCCGATCGTCGTCGGGAACATCAAGTTGAATTCGCGAGGCTCGGTCAAGGTGCCGAGGGTCTTAGCGTCGGGGCCGAGGACTTTGTCGTTCTCTTTCACGGTCGTCAGGCTCACGATCTCGCCGTCCCAGGCGAGGTTCGCGGCGTCCTTCGCCCGGAGGTTGAAGAACTTGAGCGCTTTGTGTTCGAGTTCGCCTTGCTCCTTCTCCGGCTCCGTCATGACCGTCGCGAAAATCTTCTGCTCGCGATAGCCGACCCAGCGACCGCGGACTTGATCGTGGCGATAACGCTTCTGCGATTCCTTGCAATCGACCATGAAGTCGTGGAACAGGTCGTAGTGGCCGGACACTTTCCAAATCTGCGGGTGCATGATGATGGTCGAATCGAGACCGGCCATGTCGTACGTGGCCGGCGCACCGGGCTGCACGGCGAGCTCGTCGTGCCCGGTGACCATGTCGCGCCACCAGGCCTCCTTAACGTTGCGCTTGAGCTCGACGCCGAGGGGGCCGTAGTCCCAAAAGCCGTTGAGGCCGCCGTAGATCTCACTCGATTGAAACAGAAAGCCTCGCCGTTTGCAGAGCGAGACGAGTTTGTCCATGTCCATGGGCGGAGAGGGGTCGGGGGTCAGGGGTCGGGGATCGGAAAAGGCAAAACTTGGGAAGCGCGACTCATTTCCCTTCTGACTTCTGCATTTTGCCTTCTGACTTTTGCGTTTCGTCAAACCGACCAGTTTACTGGTCGGTTTGACGCCGGTCTACCGCAGCGTGATCGTGCCGGAGCGAAGGTCGAGGCGGGGGACGAAGTCGAACGTGTCGATCTTGGCCGCGGTGTCGATATCGGCGTCGAAGCCTTCGGCGATCAGGTTGCGCCCCCCTTGGCATTCGCGCAACACTCCGGCCAGCGCCATGCCCGACGCTTCGACCGAGCGCCAAGCGTCGCGCGCAAGGCGGGCTTGGTCGTTGAGGGCATAGTCGCTTGCGCCGCGCGTCAGCCTGGCGACGACGGCACCGGCGAAGAGGGCATCTTCGGCCGTGATCGCGCCGCCGGTCCCTGCGCAGAGTAAGTCGATATGCTCCTGCGCAGCGAGCGCGTCGACGACCGCCGAGAGGTTCGCAAACGCGCCGATCAGAATCTCAGCCGCTTGGCCGGCATGCCGCATGGCGCGCGTGCCGTTCGTAGTCGTGAAGACGACGGTTCGCCCACCGACGACGGCCCGCGTGTATTCGGTCGGGGCGTTGCCGAGATCGAACCCTTCGATCTTCAGCCCGCGACGTTCCCCCCCCAGCACCACGTCGCTCCGTCCCAATGCGTCAGCCTTCGCTCGAGCCTCGTCGATCTCCAAACAAGGGACCACGGCCAAGGCCCCGGCAGCCAACGCATGACAGATCGTGGTCGTAGCCCGCAACACATCGATCACAACGACCGCCCGCCCGGCCAGCGCGGCAGGAGGGACGAGGTCGGGCAGAAGGTGAACGTGGAGCGAAGGCAAGGAAGGGGTCGGGGGTCAGAGGTCGGGGGTCGGAAGAGATTGGGCTCGATCTTAGCAAAATCGCGCTGGAACGACGATCGTGCGCAGAGTCATCGCGGCGGTTTTCTTCGAGTTCGATGACGGCTGCGCCCCTTTGCAATCGAAGTCGATAAGACAACAATTACCGAAGGGCTCTGCATCCGACCCCTGACCTCCGACCCCTGACCCCTCTCCGCCCCCCATGCCCGTCGATAAAACCGAGTCGCGCGTTCGGCGGATGTTCGGCGAGATCGCGCCCCGCTACGACATGCTCAACCATGTGTTGTCGCTGTCGATCGATAAGTGGTGGCGCCGCCGGACTGTGCGCCTGGTGCCGCCGCAGTTGGATGCCGGCGCCGGCCCGATCCTCGATCTCTGCACCGGCACCGGCGACTTGGCCTTGGCCTACGATCGAGCCGCGGCCGGGCGGGTGTCGATCGTCGGGGCCGACTTCTGCCATCCGATGCTGGCGATCGGTCGCAAGAAGGGGCTCGCCGCCGGAGTCGCCGAACGCATGACGTTCGTCGAAGCCGATGCCCAGCGGCTGCCGTTTCCCGACGATACCTTTCAGATCGTCTGCGTGGCGTTCGGCTTGCGCAACGTCACCGATACCGATCGGGGGCTGCGCGAAATGACGCGCGTCTGCCGGCCGGGGGGCAAAGTCGCCGTGTTGGAATTTTCTCAGTTAAACATCCCGGGCCTTCGCGGTCTTTACAACTGGTACTTCAAGCACGTACTGCCGCGCATCGGGCAATGGTTCTCCGGCTCGGGCCATCAAGCCTATAGCTACTTGCCGGCGAGCGTGAGCGAGTTCCCATCGGGCGAGGGGCTCGCCGTGAAAATGCGCGGGGCAGGGCTCGGCGAGGTCCGCTTCACGCCGTTTACGTTCGGCATCGCCACGCTTTATGTAGGGACGAAGTCTTAGTGACCACGACAACGGCAGACAATCCGCGACCGAAGATCGTGCTGGCGATGACCGGCGCGAGCGGTGCGCCGTATGCCGTCCGGTTGCTCGATGTGTTGGTTGCCGCGGGGACAGATGTTCAACTTTCGATCAGCCCTGCCGGACAAGCGGTGCTGAAGCAAGAACTTGGGATCGAGATCGATTTGGCGAACGTATCGCTGAGCGACTTGGTGCCGCCATCGGTCAAGTTTCTGAGCGAAGACCCGAAATGGGCCGGGGTGCGTAACATCCTTGGCACGGCACCGCTCGCGTCGCACGACGCGCCGGCGAACTTGCTCGGCACGGTCACGTATCACCACTACCAAAACTTATTCGCCCCGATCGCGAGCGGCAGTTCTTTGACGACCGGAATGGTCGTCTGTCCGTGCAGCGGCGGCACGCTCAGCGGCATCGCCCACGGCACCTCGGCAAACCTGATACAACGTGCGGCCGACGTCCATCTCAAGGAACGCCGCAAGTTGATCTTGGTCCCGCGCGAGACGCCGCTATCGCTCATCCAGCTCGACAACATGAAGCGCTGCGTCGAAGCCGGCGCGGTCGTGCTGCCGGCGATGCCCGGCTGGTATCACGGCGTGGCGAGCTTGCGCGACTTGGTCGACTTCGTCGTCGGCCGCGTGTGCGATCAGCTGGGGCTAGCGAATGCGCTGGTGAAGCGCTGGGGAGAACCGACATGAGCGAGAACCAACCCTTCTCCCGTCGGGAGAAGGTGGCGGCGTACTCGCCGACGGATGAGGGGCGTATGCCTTCGCCGCCGAAAGGGCAGGGGAGTTCGCTCTTCGCGCGGTTCAAGCTGTTCCTCGAACTGATCCGCTTCAGCCACACGATCTTCGCGCTACCGTTTGCATTGCTCGCGGCGGCGATGGCGCTGTCGATTCGACGGGAGTATTGGAAGTGGGAAACTTATTTGGCTGATTCACACAATCAGTCGCCTCACGAAGCGACCGAGAGCGGCTTACCATTTCTGAAGATCGATGGTCTTGATATGGGGCCGCTTCCGCAGCCGTTGCCGTGGTTCCGTTGGCAAGAGCTTGTCGGCATTCTGTTGTGCATGGTCTTCGCTCGCAGCGCCGCCATGGCATTCAATCGGTTGGTCGATGCGAAGTTCGACGCCGAGAACCCGCGCACGAAGATGCGACACATCCCGGCCGGGCTGTTGTCGAGTTCCACGGTGGCGCTCTACACGATCGTCTGCTCGGTCGGGTTCATCGCCTCGACGGCGCTGTTCCTGCCGAATCGTTGGCCGCTCATGCTCTCGGTGCCGGTGTTGTTGTTTCTTTGCGGCTATAGCCTCACGAAGCGGTTCACTTCGCTCGCGCATTTTTGGCTCGGAGCATCGCTCATGCTCGCGCCGGTCGCGGCTTGGATCGCGATCCTCGGCGATGCCGCCTTCGACTTCTCCACGGGCATGCCCTATCCGCCGCTCATCCTCGGCGGCGCCGTCCTCCTGTGGGTTGCCGGGTTCGACATGATCTACGCGACGCAAGACTTCGATGTCGATCGCAAACTTCGGTTACGCAGCATCCCGGCCAAGCTCGGTGTGCGGGGGGCGCTGCGATTAGCCGCCGTGTGCCATTTGGGGATGGTTGTGCTGTTGTTCGTGCTGCCGTCGTTCTTCGGGCCGTTCGGGGGAATCTGGTACGCCGGCGCAGCAGCTACTGCGGCGCTGTTGATCTACGAGCATGCGTTAGTGAAGCCCGACGATCTGACCCGAGTGAATGCCGCATTTTTTACTTGCAACGCCGTAGTGAGCCTCGGCTTGCTCGCCGTCGGGCTCTTGGATTTGCTGATTTAACGCTCGCTGTTACCATTACCTAGACGCACGCCTCCAACGGCCTCTGCCGAAGCCGATATTTTTTCGCTTGAGACACCCTATGACCAGCTTTGCCGAGATTCGTTCTAAAGTCCTTGCCGGCGACCGCCTCTCGTTCGACGACGGCGTGTATCTCTACTCGCCCGAGGTCGATCTCAACGAGCTCGGCGCGCTGGCGAACACGGTGCGCGAACGGCTCAACGGCAACTTCGCCTACTACAACATCAACACGCACCTGAACCCGACGAACGTCTGCATCTACCGCTGCATCTTCTGCGCGTTCCGCTCGGATCTGAAAGATCCGAAGGGCTATGCGATGAGCGACGAGCAGATCCTCGCACGTGGTCGCGAGGCGACCGACGCCGGTTGCACCGAAATGCATATCGTCGGCGGGCTACATCATCAGCGAAAGTTCGAGTGGTATCGCGACATCATCAAGAACCTGCACGACGCTTATCCCAAGCTCCATCTCAAGGCCTGGACCGCGGTCGAGATCAATTGGTTTCAACATCTCACCGGCTGGCCGATCGCCAAAATTCTCGAAACGATGCGCGAGGCGGGCCTCGGCAGCTTGCCCGGCGGCGGCGCGGAGATCTTCCATCCTGAAGTGCGCGACATCATCTGCGAGCACAAAGCCGACGCCTCGAACTGGATCGAAATCCATCGCACGGCCCATGAGCTCGGCATCCGCAGCAACTGCACGATGCTCTACGGCCACATCGAAAAGGCCGAACATCGGATCGACCACTTGCTGCAGCTGCGCGCGTTGCAGGATCAAACCGGCGGCTTCCAAACCTTCATCCCGCTCGCTTTCCATCCCGACAACACGAAGATGACGCATATCAAGAAGCCCTCCGGCTTGATGGATTTGCGCACCATGGCGATCGCGCGGCTGATGCTCGACAACATCGCGCACATGAAGGCCTATTGGATCATGCTCGGCATCGGCACGGCACAAGCGGCGCTTGCCTACGGAGCCGACGATCTCGACGGCACCGTGCGCCACGAGCTGATCTATCACGACGCCGGTGCCGAAACGCCGGAGATCCTTTCCGTCGACGATATCAAGAACCTGATCGTCGAAGCCGGCCGCGAGCCGGTCGAACGAGA
This portion of the Planctomycetia bacterium genome encodes:
- a CDS encoding glycine--tRNA ligase, with the translated sequence MDKLVSLCKRRGFLFQSSEIYGGLNGFWDYGPLGVELKRNVKEAWWRDMVTGHDELAVQPGAPATYDMAGLDSTIIMHPQIWKVSGHYDLFHDFMVDCKESQKRYRHDQVRGRWVGYREQKIFATVMTEPEKEQGELEHKALKFFNLRAKDAANLAWDGEIVSLTTVKENDKVLGPDAKTLGTLTEPREFNLMFPTTIGALSGEEGRAFLRPETAQGIFANFKNVLDSTRVAVPVGIAQVGKSFRNEITPRNFTFRSREFEQMEIEFFCKPETSPDWYRYWRDRRYQWYLDLGLPRERLRLREHHVEELSHYSTGTADIEYAFPFLPAGDFGELEGVAHRGDFDLRSHMEGKLDPNSKPELKVELGPDGKPKYRGSGKDLSYFDDTTRERFVPHVIEPSAGADRATLAFLCEAYTEDNVPDENGKPRERVFLKLHPRLAPIKAAVFPLVKKDGMPEAAQKIYRDLKKRFNVFYDQNAAVGRRYARQDEVGTPYCITVDGQTLTDGTVTFRDRDTLKQWRVRADECVNELTNLLTPEQK
- a CDS encoding 2-phosphosulfolactate phosphatase produces the protein MPSLHVHLLPDLVPPAALAGRAVVVIDVLRATTTICHALAAGALAVVPCLEIDEARAKADALGRSDVVLGGERRGLKIEGFDLGNAPTEYTRAVVGGRTVVFTTTNGTRAMRHAGQAAEILIGAFANLSAVVDALAAQEHIDLLCAGTGGAITAEDALFAGAVVARLTRGASDYALNDQARLARDAWRSVEASGMALAGVLRECQGGRNLIAEGFDADIDTAAKIDTFDFVPRLDLRSGTITLR
- the ubiE gene encoding bifunctional demethylmenaquinone methyltransferase/2-methoxy-6-polyprenyl-1,4-benzoquinol methylase UbiE, whose protein sequence is MPVDKTESRVRRMFGEIAPRYDMLNHVLSLSIDKWWRRRTVRLVPPQLDAGAGPILDLCTGTGDLALAYDRAAAGRVSIVGADFCHPMLAIGRKKGLAAGVAERMTFVEADAQRLPFPDDTFQIVCVAFGLRNVTDTDRGLREMTRVCRPGGKVAVLEFSQLNIPGLRGLYNWYFKHVLPRIGQWFSGSGHQAYSYLPASVSEFPSGEGLAVKMRGAGLGEVRFTPFTFGIATLYVGTKS
- a CDS encoding UbiX family flavin prenyltransferase, translating into MTGASGAPYAVRLLDVLVAAGTDVQLSISPAGQAVLKQELGIEIDLANVSLSDLVPPSVKFLSEDPKWAGVRNILGTAPLASHDAPANLLGTVTYHHYQNLFAPIASGSSLTTGMVVCPCSGGTLSGIAHGTSANLIQRAADVHLKERRKLILVPRETPLSLIQLDNMKRCVEAGAVVLPAMPGWYHGVASLRDLVDFVVGRVCDQLGLANALVKRWGEPT
- the ubiA gene encoding putative 4-hydroxybenzoate polyprenyltransferase produces the protein MPSPPKGQGSSLFARFKLFLELIRFSHTIFALPFALLAAAMALSIRREYWKWETYLADSHNQSPHEATESGLPFLKIDGLDMGPLPQPLPWFRWQELVGILLCMVFARSAAMAFNRLVDAKFDAENPRTKMRHIPAGLLSSSTVALYTIVCSVGFIASTALFLPNRWPLMLSVPVLLFLCGYSLTKRFTSLAHFWLGASLMLAPVAAWIAILGDAAFDFSTGMPYPPLILGGAVLLWVAGFDMIYATQDFDVDRKLRLRSIPAKLGVRGALRLAAVCHLGMVVLLFVLPSFFGPFGGIWYAGAAATAALLIYEHALVKPDDLTRVNAAFFTCNAVVSLGLLAVGLLDLLI
- the mqnE gene encoding aminofutalosine synthase MqnE; the encoded protein is MTSFAEIRSKVLAGDRLSFDDGVYLYSPEVDLNELGALANTVRERLNGNFAYYNINTHLNPTNVCIYRCIFCAFRSDLKDPKGYAMSDEQILARGREATDAGCTEMHIVGGLHHQRKFEWYRDIIKNLHDAYPKLHLKAWTAVEINWFQHLTGWPIAKILETMREAGLGSLPGGGAEIFHPEVRDIICEHKADASNWIEIHRTAHELGIRSNCTMLYGHIEKAEHRIDHLLQLRALQDQTGGFQTFIPLAFHPDNTKMTHIKKPSGLMDLRTMAIARLMLDNIAHMKAYWIMLGIGTAQAALAYGADDLDGTVRHELIYHDAGAETPEILSVDDIKNLIVEAGREPVERDTLYHRVVREGANWQASEPVAVGV